The following proteins come from a genomic window of Ilumatobacter coccineus YM16-304:
- the prcB gene encoding proteasome subunit beta: protein MAMPFFAPGDDPGANFPDLLRRVGLNPESVFGAAGGQSFDAMSSLGVPHATTCVALRYDGGVVMAGDRRATSGNLISHRSMEKVVQADRHSGVAIAGAAGPAMEMVRLFQLQLEHYEKVEGASLSLEGKANQLSTMVRGNLPAAMQGMVVVPIFAGYDLRRETGRLWDFDATGGRYEERDFVATGSGSLHAGTVIKVGFSRDLDRDAAVDLAARSLWEAADADSATGGPDALRGIYPVVATIDADGWERLDDDDLAARYAAIIQGVAQR from the coding sequence GTGGCGATGCCGTTCTTCGCGCCCGGTGACGATCCCGGTGCCAACTTCCCCGATCTCCTCCGCCGAGTGGGTCTGAATCCCGAGTCCGTGTTCGGCGCAGCCGGCGGCCAGTCGTTCGACGCCATGTCGTCGCTCGGCGTCCCGCACGCCACCACCTGTGTCGCGCTGCGATACGACGGCGGTGTGGTCATGGCCGGCGACCGTCGCGCCACGTCGGGCAACCTCATCTCGCACCGTTCGATGGAGAAGGTCGTCCAGGCCGACCGCCACAGCGGTGTGGCGATCGCCGGTGCAGCCGGTCCGGCCATGGAGATGGTGCGCCTGTTCCAGTTGCAGTTGGAACACTACGAGAAGGTCGAAGGAGCGTCGCTCAGCCTCGAAGGCAAGGCGAACCAGCTCTCGACCATGGTCCGCGGCAACCTGCCGGCAGCGATGCAGGGCATGGTCGTCGTGCCGATCTTCGCCGGCTACGACCTGCGTCGCGAGACCGGTCGACTCTGGGACTTCGACGCGACCGGTGGCCGCTACGAAGAACGCGATTTCGTGGCGACCGGGTCGGGCAGTCTGCATGCCGGCACCGTCATCAAGGTCGGTTTCAGCCGCGATCTCGACCGCGACGCTGCCGTCGACCTCGCCGCCCGGTCGCTCTGGGAAGCCGCCGACGCCGATTCGGCGACGGGTGGCCCCGATGCACTGCGCGGCATCTACCCGGTCGTCGCCACGATCGATGCCGACGGCTGGGAACGCCTCGACGACGACGATCTCGCGGCGCGCTACGCCGCCATCATCCAAGGGGTAGCACAACGATGA
- a CDS encoding ubiquitin-like protein Pup, which translates to MAERQQKSKQSPTRDDDTVAEAAPAVTETGEKLKAELDDLLDEIDEVLETNAEDFVKSYVQKGGQ; encoded by the coding sequence ATGGCAGAACGCCAACAGAAGTCGAAGCAGTCACCCACTCGCGACGACGACACCGTTGCTGAGGCTGCACCTGCGGTCACCGAGACCGGTGAGAAGCTGAAGGCCGAACTCGACGACCTCCTCGACGAGATCGACGAAGTGCTCGAGACCAACGCCGAGGACTTCGTGAAGTCGTACGTCCAGAAGGGCGGGCAGTGA
- the prcA gene encoding proteasome subunit alpha: protein MSMPFYVAPEQMMKDRADYARKGIARGRALVALRYADGIAIVAENASETLRKVSEIYDRIAFAGVGKYNEFDQLRVAGVRAADLKGFQYSRDDVDARSLANSYAQMLGNIFTHEMKPMEVEILVAEVGLDSAGDQMFHILYDGTVVDERDYAAIGGDAEAIRLRLADTWVDSLDLASAIKVGIAAIAGPDREIPASDIEAAELSRGNGRRCFGRVDGAVLDAAIA from the coding sequence ATGAGCATGCCGTTCTACGTCGCTCCCGAGCAGATGATGAAAGACCGGGCCGACTACGCCCGGAAGGGCATCGCCCGCGGTCGCGCGCTGGTGGCGTTGCGCTACGCCGACGGCATCGCGATCGTCGCCGAGAACGCCTCCGAGACGCTCCGCAAGGTCAGCGAGATCTACGACCGCATCGCCTTCGCCGGGGTCGGCAAGTACAACGAGTTCGATCAACTCCGCGTGGCCGGTGTCCGCGCCGCCGATCTCAAGGGGTTCCAGTACTCGCGCGACGACGTCGACGCCCGCAGCCTGGCCAACAGCTACGCCCAGATGCTCGGCAACATCTTCACGCACGAGATGAAGCCGATGGAGGTCGAGATCCTCGTCGCCGAAGTCGGCCTCGACAGCGCCGGCGACCAGATGTTCCACATCCTCTACGACGGCACGGTCGTCGACGAACGCGACTACGCCGCGATCGGTGGCGACGCCGAGGCGATCCGCCTCCGTCTCGCCGACACGTGGGTCGACTCGCTCGACCTGGCGAGCGCCATCAAGGTCGGTATCGCCGCCATTGCCGGCCCCGATCGCGAGATCCCGGCGAGCGACATCGAGGCTGCCGAACTCTCACGCGGCAACGGTCGGCGGTGCTTCGGTCGCGTCGACGGCGCCGTCCTCGACGCCGCCATCGCCTGA
- a CDS encoding amidohydrolase family protein, with protein MTYAPSHRPFYDADSHIMELPNFLFDYADASIRDRLRPVNYSASLVTDDEVAEIVDNGGKHTADHVSTQVALGDRLIAESKEIQALGAFDRHDRSVAIDMLGFRKQLVFATHSVATPFSQSRAVCDDPELRYGATRAHNRAMRDFCGDDHRLMGVGIVPLDDPELALIELSAALDFGMEAIWVPHHAPGDRSPGHVDFDPFWATLAESGTPFVMHVGGSPLQLDAAWGNTGRPAVKDWMGGGENLRAKDMAVLHQGPETFLSVMLMDGVFERHRDLRGAAVELGAGWVPAMIERLDRTVRSWKKVDQYLAQLERTPSETIREQLAFTPFVFEDVGALIDRSSDDLYLFSSDYPHVEGGRDPIGRFETSLGERGDDVRAKFYAENFLRIFPEARVH; from the coding sequence ATGACCTACGCGCCATCGCACCGTCCGTTCTACGACGCCGACAGCCACATCATGGAGTTGCCGAACTTCTTGTTCGACTACGCCGACGCGTCGATTCGCGACCGGTTGCGTCCGGTGAACTACAGCGCCTCGCTCGTCACCGACGACGAGGTCGCCGAGATCGTCGACAACGGTGGCAAGCACACCGCGGACCACGTGTCGACGCAGGTGGCGCTCGGCGATCGCCTGATCGCCGAGTCGAAGGAGATCCAGGCGCTCGGGGCATTCGACCGTCACGACCGCTCGGTGGCGATCGACATGCTCGGTTTCCGCAAGCAACTCGTCTTCGCCACGCACAGCGTCGCCACGCCGTTCTCGCAGAGCCGTGCGGTGTGTGACGACCCCGAACTCCGCTACGGCGCCACACGCGCTCACAACCGTGCCATGCGCGACTTCTGCGGTGACGATCATCGCCTGATGGGCGTCGGCATCGTCCCGCTCGACGATCCGGAACTCGCACTGATCGAGCTGTCGGCAGCACTCGACTTCGGCATGGAGGCGATCTGGGTGCCCCATCACGCCCCGGGCGACCGGTCACCGGGGCACGTCGACTTCGACCCGTTCTGGGCCACGCTCGCCGAGTCGGGCACACCCTTCGTGATGCACGTGGGCGGATCTCCGCTCCAACTCGATGCGGCCTGGGGCAACACCGGACGGCCGGCGGTGAAGGACTGGATGGGCGGGGGCGAGAACCTCCGCGCCAAAGACATGGCTGTGCTGCACCAGGGGCCCGAGACCTTCCTGTCGGTGATGCTGATGGACGGTGTGTTCGAACGTCATCGCGATCTGCGTGGCGCGGCGGTCGAACTCGGCGCCGGGTGGGTGCCGGCGATGATCGAGCGCCTCGACCGGACCGTGCGGTCGTGGAAGAAGGTCGATCAGTATCTCGCCCAGCTCGAGCGGACGCCGTCGGAGACGATTCGTGAGCAACTCGCGTTCACGCCATTCGTGTTCGAAGACGTCGGCGCGTTGATCGATCGCAGCAGCGACGACCTCTACCTGTTCTCGAGCGACTACCCGCACGTCGAGGGCGGCCGCGATCCGATCGGCCGCTTCGAGACCTCGCTCGGCGAGCGCGGCGACGACGTCCGAGCCAAGTTCTACGCCGAGAACTTCCTGCGGATCTTCCCCGAAGCACGCGTGCACTGA
- the dop gene encoding depupylase/deamidase Dop, producing the protein MALPKVCGIETEYGIVVRGAENNPVTASSLLINSYVAATNRDRGRIGWDFEDEQPANDARGFSLDDSMAPEVETTLVNAVLTNGARFYVDHAHPEISTPEVTNAREALVWDRAADEIVKAAMIAAKRVLGDDAEIIIHKNNSDGKGNSYGCHENYLLARELPFGRLAREITPHFVTRQIFTGAGKVGCEMPGRPHDDIAYQISQRADFFEEEIGLETTLKRPIVNTRDEPHADPQKYRRLHVIVGDANMSEVATYLKVGTTSIVLSMIEDDALGDDWALGNPVTAIRQVSHDPSLRQTIMLGDGTRATALEVQWGLFERARKYEQSHGLDCVDEAVGADIMDRWERVLTGLETDPESVGHWVDWVAKRRLVTGFAERHDLAPGSVKLKAIDLQYHDMRPERCLASRAGLDTIIDQSEAIDAMTRPPETTRAYFRGRCLDKYPDDIVAANWDSLVFDIGRDPLRRVPMMEPLRGTAEHVATLIDDSETARDLLDRLGE; encoded by the coding sequence ATGGCCTTGCCGAAGGTGTGTGGCATCGAGACCGAGTACGGGATCGTCGTACGCGGCGCGGAGAACAACCCCGTCACGGCATCGTCGCTGCTGATCAATTCGTACGTCGCTGCGACCAACCGCGACCGTGGTCGGATCGGCTGGGATTTCGAAGACGAGCAGCCCGCCAACGACGCTCGCGGGTTCTCGCTCGACGACTCGATGGCGCCCGAGGTCGAGACCACCTTGGTCAACGCCGTACTCACCAACGGCGCCCGCTTCTACGTCGACCATGCACACCCCGAGATCTCGACGCCCGAGGTCACCAACGCTCGCGAGGCGCTGGTGTGGGACCGAGCGGCCGACGAGATCGTCAAGGCGGCCATGATCGCCGCCAAGCGCGTGCTCGGTGACGACGCCGAGATCATCATCCACAAGAACAACAGTGACGGCAAGGGCAACAGCTACGGGTGCCACGAGAACTACCTCCTCGCTCGCGAGTTGCCGTTCGGACGCCTCGCTCGTGAGATCACCCCGCACTTCGTCACCCGCCAGATCTTCACCGGTGCGGGCAAGGTCGGCTGTGAGATGCCGGGCCGACCCCACGACGACATCGCCTACCAGATCAGCCAGCGCGCCGACTTCTTCGAAGAGGAGATCGGCCTCGAGACCACGCTGAAACGCCCGATCGTCAACACGCGCGACGAACCGCACGCCGACCCGCAGAAGTATCGCCGGTTGCACGTCATCGTCGGCGACGCCAACATGAGCGAAGTCGCCACGTATCTCAAGGTCGGCACCACCTCGATCGTGCTGTCGATGATCGAAGACGACGCGCTCGGCGACGATTGGGCGCTCGGCAACCCGGTCACCGCGATCCGCCAGGTCAGCCACGACCCATCGCTGCGCCAGACCATCATGCTCGGCGACGGCACACGCGCCACGGCGCTCGAAGTGCAGTGGGGCCTGTTCGAGCGGGCACGCAAGTACGAGCAGTCGCACGGCCTCGACTGTGTCGACGAGGCGGTCGGCGCCGACATCATGGATCGCTGGGAACGGGTCCTCACCGGCCTCGAGACCGATCCCGAGTCGGTGGGGCACTGGGTCGACTGGGTCGCGAAGCGCCGGCTCGTCACGGGATTCGCCGAACGCCACGACCTGGCGCCCGGATCGGTGAAGCTCAAGGCGATCGATCTGCAGTACCACGACATGCGCCCCGAGCGATGTCTCGCGTCGCGTGCCGGACTCGACACGATCATCGACCAGTCCGAGGCCATCGACGCGATGACTCGCCCGCCCGAGACCACCCGTGCCTACTTCCGAGGTCGATGCCTCGACAAGTACCCCGACGACATCGTCGCGGCCAACTGGGATTCGCTCGTGTTCGACATCGGACGTGATCCGCTGCGACGCGTCCCGATGATGGAACCGCTACGCGGGACCGCCGAACACGTTGCTACGTTGATCGATGACAGCGAGACGGCACGAGATCTGCTCGACCGCCTCGGCGAATAG
- the pafA gene encoding Pup--protein ligase, translating into MERRIYGLENEYGVTCTLRGQRRLSPDEVARYLFRRVVSWGRSSNVFLQNGARLYLDVGSHPEYATPECDSLYDLVVHDKAGERILEQLVASAEQRLAEESIRGTIYLFKNNTDSAGNSYGCHENFMTSRDDDLGHYAEVLIPFFVSRQIYAGAGKVLQTARGATYSIAQRAEHIWEGVSSATTRSRPIINTRDEPHADAERFRRLHVIVGDSNMSEYTTFLKVGAAACMLRMLEDPNVVLRDMTLENPIRAIREISHDITCRRTVRLANGRDVSALDIQREYLDRALRYAETKGFPPLEQKALEMWEHCITTIEDDPLKLDREVDWVIKHKLIEAFRERHDLPLGHARVQLLDLQYHDVSRSRSPFYKLQDRGLVERVCTDADINTAIDTPPQTTRARLRGEFVKRAKERKRDYTVDWVHLKLNDQAQRTVLCKDPFKSRDERVERLIESL; encoded by the coding sequence ATGGAGCGACGCATCTACGGGCTCGAGAACGAGTACGGCGTCACGTGCACCCTGCGGGGCCAACGTCGACTGAGCCCTGACGAGGTCGCTCGTTACCTCTTCCGACGGGTCGTGTCGTGGGGGAGGAGCTCGAACGTGTTCCTGCAGAACGGTGCTCGGTTGTACCTCGACGTCGGCTCGCACCCCGAGTACGCCACGCCCGAGTGTGATTCGCTCTACGACCTGGTCGTCCACGACAAGGCGGGCGAGCGGATCCTCGAGCAACTCGTCGCGTCGGCCGAGCAGCGCCTCGCCGAGGAGTCGATCAGGGGCACGATCTACCTGTTCAAGAACAACACCGACTCCGCCGGCAACTCCTACGGCTGCCACGAGAACTTCATGACGAGCCGTGACGACGACCTCGGCCACTACGCCGAAGTGCTCATCCCGTTCTTCGTCAGCCGCCAGATCTACGCCGGTGCCGGCAAGGTCTTGCAGACCGCTCGCGGTGCGACCTACTCGATCGCGCAACGAGCGGAGCACATCTGGGAGGGCGTGTCGTCGGCCACCACCCGCAGCCGTCCGATCATCAACACTCGCGACGAGCCGCACGCCGACGCCGAGCGCTTCCGGCGCCTGCACGTGATCGTCGGCGACTCCAACATGAGCGAGTACACCACGTTCTTGAAGGTCGGCGCCGCGGCATGCATGCTGCGGATGCTCGAAGACCCGAACGTCGTGCTGCGTGACATGACGCTGGAGAACCCGATTCGAGCGATTCGTGAGATCAGCCACGACATCACGTGTCGTCGCACCGTGCGTCTCGCGAACGGTCGCGACGTGAGCGCGCTCGACATCCAACGCGAGTACCTCGATCGAGCGTTGCGGTATGCCGAGACCAAGGGCTTTCCCCCACTCGAACAGAAGGCGCTCGAGATGTGGGAGCACTGCATCACCACCATCGAGGACGATCCGCTCAAACTCGACCGCGAGGTCGACTGGGTGATCAAGCACAAGCTGATCGAAGCGTTCCGCGAGCGCCACGACCTGCCGCTCGGTCACGCTCGGGTGCAGCTCCTCGACCTGCAGTATCACGACGTGAGCCGTTCGCGTAGCCCGTTCTACAAGCTGCAAGACCGCGGTCTGGTCGAGCGGGTGTGCACCGACGCCGACATCAACACGGCGATCGACACGCCACCGCAGACCACGCGGGCCCGCCTACGCGGTGAGTTCGTCAAGCGCGCCAAGGAACGCAAGCGCGACTACACCGTCGACTGGGTACACCTCAAGCTCAACGACCAGGCGCAACGCACGGTGCTGTGCAAGGACCCGTTCAAGAGCCGAGACGAGCGGGTCGAACGGCTCATCGAATCGCTCTGA
- the lepB gene encoding signal peptidase I produces the protein MTLDADTSVPEPPRPPDAPPNISAPATGTTAPPMNSGDGGPPYDEIPLNDADRPGSGARAFVDWIVVVAVALTVAFLVRGFVLAHFVVDGSSMDSTLATGDRVFVNKLSYRLHDPRRGDVVVLHQISGRAERDLIKRVIALPGETIEMTDCEVRVDGRLLIEPYLDPEVVSATCGGDFEPVSVPDDHVFVMGDNRSGSQDSRQLGPISEDDLVGRAFVVFWPRSDWRWL, from the coding sequence GTGACGCTCGATGCCGACACCTCCGTTCCGGAACCTCCACGTCCGCCCGACGCGCCTCCGAACATCTCGGCTCCGGCGACCGGTACGACCGCTCCGCCCATGAACTCCGGTGACGGCGGCCCCCCGTACGACGAGATCCCGCTCAACGACGCCGACCGTCCGGGGTCGGGAGCACGCGCCTTCGTCGACTGGATCGTCGTGGTGGCCGTCGCGCTCACGGTCGCGTTCCTCGTCCGCGGGTTCGTGTTGGCGCACTTCGTCGTCGACGGATCGTCGATGGACTCCACCCTGGCCACCGGCGACCGGGTGTTCGTCAACAAGCTGTCGTATCGTCTTCACGATCCACGCCGCGGTGACGTCGTCGTGTTGCACCAGATCAGCGGTCGAGCCGAACGTGACCTCATCAAACGAGTCATCGCGCTGCCGGGCGAGACCATCGAGATGACCGACTGTGAAGTGCGTGTCGACGGCCGCTTGCTCATCGAGCCGTACCTCGACCCCGAGGTCGTGTCGGCGACGTGCGGCGGCGACTTCGAACCGGTCTCGGTGCCCGACGACCACGTGTTCGTCATGGGTGACAACCGCAGCGGATCGCAAGACAGCCGCCAGCTCGGCCCGATCTCCGAAGACGACCTCGTCGGCCGCGCGTTCGTGGTATTCTGGCCGCGTTCCGACTGGCGCTGGCTCTAG